One region of gamma proteobacterium HIMB55 genomic DNA includes:
- a CDS encoding tol-pal system-associated acyl-CoA thioesterase (PFAM: Thioesterase superfamily~TIGRFAM: acyl-CoA thioester hydrolase, YbgC/YbaW family; tol-pal system-associated acyl-CoA thioesterase) yields MLEHKLPIRVYIEDTDAGGIVYYVNYLKYFERARTELIRSMGVDKTAVMEDGSVFVVTSASIDYLLPAKLDDEIVARATVIDAGGASIVFEQDVLRGSEILARGKVTAALTDGQTGRPKRMPLALRSALKEAINPSEVTDDR; encoded by the coding sequence GTGCTTGAGCACAAGCTGCCTATTCGCGTTTATATCGAAGATACCGACGCGGGGGGGATTGTCTACTACGTCAATTACCTTAAGTATTTTGAGCGTGCGCGAACCGAACTAATTCGCTCCATGGGTGTCGATAAAACGGCGGTAATGGAGGATGGCTCGGTCTTTGTGGTGACGTCAGCATCTATCGACTACCTGTTGCCAGCGAAGCTCGATGATGAAATCGTTGCGCGCGCGACGGTAATCGACGCTGGAGGGGCGTCAATTGTATTTGAGCAGGATGTATTACGAGGGAGTGAAATACTCGCTCGAGGTAAGGTGACTGCTGCGCTTACTGACGGGCAGACAGGGCGACCAAAGCGGATGCCTCTAGCGTTACGTAGTGCGTTGAAAGAGGCGATTAATCCCAGCGAGGTAACGGATGACAGATGA
- a CDS encoding Holliday junction DNA helicase subunit RuvB (PFAM: Holliday junction DNA helicase ruvB C-terminus; Holliday junction DNA helicase ruvB N-terminus~TIGRFAM: Holliday junction DNA helicase, RuvB subunit), producing the protein MIETDRLVAGDTVDNRETALDRAVRPQTLDDYIGQTAVKEQMEIFLSAAKGRGEPLDHTLIFGPPGLGKTTLASIVANEMGVQLKTTSGPVLEKAGDIAAIMTNLEPNDVLFIDEIHRLSPYVEEILYPAMEDFQLDIMIGEGPAARSIKLDLPPFTLVGATTRAGLLTSPLRDRFGIVQRLEFYEVGDLKHIVTRASAILGVEADDAGALEIAKRSRGTPRIANRLMRRVRDYAQVKGDGVITQQMAEQALDMLSVDDQGFDHLDRRFLLALIEKFEGGPVGIDSLAAALSEERGTLEDVIEPYLIQQGLIVRTPRGRVATNAAYRHFALPVPASSEPSTARSENLSLDLGGDGDERGA; encoded by the coding sequence GTGATAGAGACAGATCGACTAGTAGCGGGTGATACCGTCGACAATCGCGAGACCGCGCTCGACCGTGCAGTCCGTCCGCAAACCTTGGATGATTATATTGGGCAGACGGCTGTTAAGGAGCAGATGGAGATCTTCCTATCCGCAGCAAAGGGTCGCGGCGAGCCTCTCGATCACACCTTGATTTTTGGCCCCCCCGGCCTCGGAAAGACAACGCTCGCAAGTATTGTCGCGAACGAAATGGGTGTTCAGCTGAAGACAACGAGTGGCCCAGTGCTGGAAAAGGCTGGCGACATCGCTGCCATCATGACAAATCTCGAGCCCAACGACGTTTTATTTATCGATGAAATCCACCGTCTGAGTCCTTATGTTGAGGAGATTTTATATCCGGCTATGGAGGATTTTCAGCTGGATATCATGATTGGCGAGGGACCCGCGGCACGCTCTATTAAGCTGGATTTGCCGCCGTTTACTCTGGTGGGTGCAACCACTCGAGCGGGTCTTCTGACGTCACCACTTCGAGATCGCTTTGGTATCGTTCAGCGACTCGAGTTTTATGAGGTTGGCGATTTAAAGCACATCGTGACGCGCGCCTCTGCGATTTTAGGTGTCGAAGCTGACGATGCAGGGGCACTGGAAATCGCCAAGCGTTCCAGAGGGACGCCTCGAATCGCTAATCGACTGATGCGACGAGTGCGTGACTACGCACAAGTGAAAGGCGATGGTGTTATCACACAGCAAATGGCGGAGCAGGCGCTGGATATGCTCAGCGTTGATGACCAAGGCTTCGATCACCTCGATCGGCGTTTTTTATTGGCCCTCATTGAAAAATTTGAGGGTGGACCGGTTGGGATCGATAGCTTAGCGGCCGCTTTATCCGAGGAGCGTGGCACCCTCGAGGACGTCATCGAGCCTTACCTGATTCAGCAGGGACTTATTGTTCGAACCCCCCGCGGTCGCGTGGCAACGAATGCTGCCTATCGACACTTTGCTCTGCCTGTACCCGCGTCAAGCGAGCCATCAACAGCGCGCTCGGAGAATCTGTCACTTGATCTAGGCGGCGACGGAGACGAGAGAGGTGCTTGA
- a CDS encoding Holliday junction DNA helicase subunit RuvA (PFAM: RuvA, C-terminal domain; RuvA N terminal domain~TIGRFAM: Holliday junction DNA helicase, RuvA subunit), protein MIERLRGTIIAKQAPEVIIDVGGVGYEVRVPMTTIYQLPGVGEESILLTHFVVREDAQQLYGFVREIDRRLFRDLIKVNGVGPKLALAILSGMDTEQFADCLNRNDVNALVALPGVGKKTGERLLVEMRDKAGQWLSDVLPAQSAATSTSMVTSDIRGEAEQALVALGYKPTEASRLISAVESDDTDSSEGLIRAALQSAMR, encoded by the coding sequence ATGATCGAACGATTACGCGGCACGATTATCGCTAAGCAAGCGCCTGAGGTAATCATCGACGTTGGCGGTGTTGGTTATGAGGTCAGGGTTCCAATGACCACTATCTACCAATTGCCTGGTGTTGGTGAAGAATCGATTTTGTTGACACATTTTGTGGTCAGGGAAGACGCGCAACAACTTTATGGCTTTGTTCGAGAGATCGATCGTCGCCTGTTCAGAGACCTCATAAAAGTCAACGGTGTTGGGCCGAAGTTGGCGCTCGCTATACTGTCTGGTATGGATACTGAGCAGTTCGCCGATTGCCTCAACCGCAACGACGTCAATGCCCTTGTTGCACTGCCAGGTGTTGGCAAAAAGACAGGGGAACGTCTGCTTGTTGAGATGCGTGATAAAGCGGGACAGTGGCTGTCCGATGTGTTGCCGGCGCAAAGCGCAGCTACCTCGACCTCGATGGTGACGTCTGATATTCGTGGTGAAGCGGAACAGGCGCTGGTGGCGCTTGGCTACAAGCCCACGGAGGCGTCTCGCCTCATTTCTGCGGTCGAGTCTGACGACACCGATTCCAGCGAAGGTTTAATTCGTGCCGCTTTGCAATCAGCTATGCGATAA
- a CDS encoding Holliday junction endonuclease RuvC (PFAM: Crossover junction endodeoxyribonuclease RuvC~TIGRFAM: crossover junction endodeoxyribonuclease RuvC) codes for MTVILGIDPGSRKTGFGLVEATETGNRYVSSGVIKLPVEEPLAIRLKVLAESLHEIIDEFSPTLAAIEEVFMSKSAGSALKLGQARGAAMVICATRDLEVHEYATRQIKQAVVGTGGATKEQVQHMVTRLLRLPATPGEDASDALAAALCHISGEAVRRATGAQAFAMRRLK; via the coding sequence GTGACAGTCATTCTTGGTATCGATCCCGGATCACGTAAAACGGGATTCGGTCTCGTTGAAGCGACGGAGACAGGGAATCGTTACGTCAGTAGCGGTGTGATAAAGCTGCCCGTCGAAGAACCGCTCGCAATTCGTTTGAAGGTGTTGGCTGAGTCGCTGCACGAGATCATTGACGAATTCTCACCGACGCTCGCCGCTATTGAAGAAGTCTTTATGAGTAAGAGTGCAGGCTCTGCCTTGAAGTTGGGGCAGGCTCGGGGTGCGGCGATGGTGATCTGCGCTACTCGGGATCTTGAGGTGCACGAGTACGCTACGCGGCAAATTAAGCAAGCGGTTGTCGGCACCGGCGGTGCGACGAAGGAGCAGGTACAGCATATGGTGACGCGTTTATTGCGACTGCCTGCGACACCTGGCGAGGACGCGAGCGACGCACTCGCTGCGGCGCTTTGTCATATTAGTGGTGAGGCGGTGCGGCGAGCCACGGGCGCTCAAGCGTTTGCGATGCGGCGGCTGAAGTAG
- a CDS encoding aspartyl-tRNA synthetase (PFAM: GAD domain; tRNA synthetases class II (D, K and N); OB-fold nucleic acid binding domain~TIGRFAM: aspartyl-tRNA synthetase, bacterial type) — protein sequence MRTHYCGATKDVSVGETVTICGWVDRRRDHGGVIFLDMRDRDGIVQVVFDPDTKEYFELADKVRSEYVLQITGRIRDRSPETINPAMATGHIEILGKELVILNEAAPPPFPLDAHQTVGEDVRLRYRFMDLRRESMQRNLISRSQITSTIRTYLESAGFLDIETPVLTRATPEGARDYLVPSRTNASKFFALPQSPQLFKQLLMVSGFDRYYQIARCFRDEDLRADRQPEFTQIDIELSFTDEAEVMTLTEGMVQTLFKQHLDVELGDFPQMTWHEAMERFGSDKPDLRIDLELVSIDDLMKDVEFKVFSGPANDEKGRVAALRVPGGAKISRKEIDDFTKYVGNYGARGLAWIKVNDKAAGVEGLQSPILKFMPEATVSQLVERLALEDGDIVFFGADKRQVVNDALGALRLKVAEMMGLVGEGWAPLWVVDFPMFEETGDGGLTAIHHPFTAPSCDVETLAAAPEKALSRAYDMVLNGSEIGGGSIRIHRQDMQKAVFDVLGISAEEADAKFGFLLAALKHGAPPHGGLAFGLDRLVMLMVDGQSIRDVIAFPKTQSAQCVMTDAPGEVSEQQLRELSIRLRTPEK from the coding sequence ATGCGAACACATTATTGCGGTGCAACTAAGGACGTTTCTGTTGGAGAGACGGTCACCATTTGTGGCTGGGTAGACCGACGTCGAGATCACGGTGGGGTTATCTTCCTCGACATGCGTGACCGAGATGGCATTGTCCAGGTGGTTTTCGATCCTGATACTAAGGAATACTTTGAGCTCGCAGATAAAGTACGCAGCGAGTACGTTTTACAAATAACGGGACGCATTCGAGACCGTTCCCCAGAAACGATTAATCCGGCGATGGCCACAGGGCACATCGAAATTTTGGGAAAAGAGCTTGTCATTCTCAATGAAGCGGCTCCTCCTCCCTTTCCTCTCGATGCACATCAGACAGTGGGCGAGGACGTTCGTCTCCGATACCGCTTTATGGATCTTCGAAGAGAGTCGATGCAGCGCAATTTGATAAGCCGTTCGCAGATTACATCGACGATCAGAACCTACCTTGAGTCAGCGGGTTTTCTCGACATCGAGACCCCCGTGCTAACACGGGCGACTCCTGAGGGCGCGCGAGACTATTTGGTGCCGAGTCGAACCAACGCATCAAAATTCTTTGCGCTGCCGCAGTCTCCGCAGCTCTTCAAGCAGCTGTTGATGGTCTCTGGTTTCGATCGTTACTACCAGATCGCTCGATGTTTCCGCGATGAGGACTTGCGCGCTGATCGCCAGCCAGAATTCACTCAGATCGATATAGAGCTGTCGTTCACGGACGAGGCTGAAGTGATGACGCTCACTGAGGGCATGGTGCAAACACTGTTTAAGCAGCACTTGGACGTTGAGCTCGGTGATTTTCCACAGATGACCTGGCACGAAGCGATGGAGCGATTTGGGTCTGATAAACCAGACCTGCGCATCGACCTCGAACTTGTCTCTATCGACGATTTGATGAAAGACGTCGAGTTCAAGGTGTTCTCTGGGCCGGCAAACGATGAAAAGGGTCGTGTCGCGGCGCTCCGTGTACCAGGTGGCGCGAAGATCAGCCGCAAAGAAATTGACGATTTCACCAAGTACGTCGGCAATTACGGTGCGCGCGGGTTGGCGTGGATCAAAGTGAACGACAAGGCAGCGGGCGTTGAAGGTCTTCAGTCCCCGATTCTGAAGTTCATGCCAGAGGCAACGGTTAGCCAGCTGGTCGAGCGCCTCGCGCTGGAGGACGGCGATATCGTCTTCTTCGGTGCCGACAAGCGCCAAGTCGTTAACGACGCCTTGGGTGCGCTGCGACTCAAAGTGGCCGAGATGATGGGCTTGGTCGGCGAAGGTTGGGCGCCGCTTTGGGTTGTTGATTTCCCCATGTTCGAAGAGACGGGTGATGGTGGTTTAACCGCAATTCACCATCCCTTCACTGCGCCGTCCTGTGACGTTGAAACGCTAGCTGCTGCGCCTGAAAAAGCGCTTTCGCGTGCCTACGACATGGTGCTCAATGGTAGCGAGATCGGCGGTGGTTCTATTCGTATTCACCGTCAAGACATGCAAAAAGCGGTCTTTGATGTGCTGGGTATCTCTGCCGAGGAAGCTGACGCGAAGTTTGGGTTCTTGCTCGCTGCACTCAAGCACGGTGCGCCACCTCACGGTGGACTTGCGTTTGGTCTCGATCGTCTCGTCATGCTCATGGTCGATGGTCAATCTATCCGCGATGTGATTGCTTTCCCTAAGACGCAGTCTGCGCAATGCGTGATGACCGATGCGCCGGGAGAAGTATCAGAGCAGCAACTTCGCGAACTCAGCATACGTTTGCGCACCCCCGAAAAGTAA
- a CDS encoding putative regulatory protein, FmdB family (PFAM: Zinc ribbon domain~TIGRFAM: putative regulatory protein, FmdB family) — protein MPIYEYVCGACGNAHEALQKISDAPLTDCPECGAKSLKKKVSAPAFRLAGSGWYETDFKTGAKKNLANDSGSGSDSGSSSASSSASSAKSSSAD, from the coding sequence ATGCCAATTTACGAATACGTATGTGGTGCCTGCGGTAACGCGCATGAGGCACTGCAGAAAATATCAGATGCCCCACTGACCGACTGTCCGGAGTGCGGCGCTAAGTCTTTGAAGAAGAAGGTGTCGGCGCCTGCTTTCAGGCTGGCCGGATCGGGTTGGTATGAAACCGACTTTAAAACCGGTGCTAAAAAGAACCTTGCAAATGACTCGGGAAGCGGATCCGATTCCGGCAGCTCGAGTGCGTCATCCAGTGCGTCCAGCGCGAAAAGTAGCTCGGCGGACTAG
- a CDS encoding prolyl-tRNA synthetase, family II (PFAM: Anticodon binding domain; YbaK / prolyl-tRNA synthetases associated domain; tRNA synthetase class II core domain (G, H, P, S and T)~TIGRFAM: prolyl-tRNA synthetase, family II): MRFSRFPISTTKETPADAEVISHQLMLRAGLIKRIAAGIYTWMPLGLKVVRNVERVVREEMENAGAVELSMPVVQPAELWEESGRWEQYGPELCRLKDRHDRDFCLGPTHEEVITDLAKTEIKSYKRLPVNFFQIQTKFRDEIRPRFGVMRSREFVMKDAYSFHENQASLEETYWRMHEAYSTIFDRLGLDYRPVEADTGSIGGSHSHEFHMLADSGEDDIAFSTESDFAANVELAEGLMPAAIEAEAAAIEIFDTPNAKTIDALEKHYDVPAASSIKTLFVEDAEGALVALVLRGDHQLNEIKAEKIAGMSQPLRMAQETAVKNATGASFGSLGPVGLETRVVVDRAASVLINFVCGANEDDKHFRNVNWGRDVENFEVADLRTVLAGDPSPCGKGVLEIKRGIEVGHIFQLGTKYSEAMSANVLDQNGKSVPMTMGCYGIGITRIVAAAIEQNHDDNGIIWPSAMAPFSVVLIPLGMDKSELVATAAETMYSDLKAAGINVAMDDRKERPGVKFADCELMGIPLRVTIGERSLNEGVVEVQGRRDSEATNVAVESAIAFVAEAVSNG; the protein is encoded by the coding sequence ATGCGATTTTCACGATTTCCAATCTCAACCACCAAAGAAACACCTGCCGACGCCGAAGTAATTAGCCACCAGTTGATGCTTCGTGCCGGGCTTATAAAGCGTATTGCTGCCGGGATTTACACTTGGATGCCGCTTGGTCTCAAAGTAGTGCGCAACGTCGAGCGGGTTGTTCGCGAAGAAATGGAAAACGCGGGTGCCGTTGAGCTATCCATGCCCGTGGTTCAGCCTGCTGAACTGTGGGAAGAGTCTGGTCGTTGGGAGCAATACGGCCCCGAACTTTGCCGACTCAAGGACCGACATGACCGCGACTTCTGCCTGGGTCCCACGCATGAGGAGGTGATCACCGACCTCGCAAAGACCGAGATCAAAAGCTACAAGCGACTCCCTGTGAACTTCTTTCAGATTCAGACCAAATTCCGAGATGAAATCAGGCCCCGGTTTGGTGTCATGCGTTCACGCGAATTTGTAATGAAGGACGCCTATTCATTCCACGAGAACCAAGCATCGCTAGAAGAAACTTATTGGCGAATGCACGAAGCCTACTCCACGATCTTCGATCGATTAGGGCTCGACTACCGGCCCGTGGAAGCCGACACAGGGTCGATAGGCGGCAGTCACTCTCACGAATTTCATATGCTTGCCGATTCGGGCGAGGATGACATTGCCTTCTCAACTGAAAGCGATTTTGCGGCGAATGTTGAACTCGCCGAAGGTTTGATGCCCGCTGCGATTGAAGCGGAGGCTGCTGCGATTGAAATCTTCGACACACCAAATGCAAAAACGATCGATGCGCTCGAGAAGCATTACGACGTTCCGGCAGCGAGTTCTATCAAGACATTGTTTGTTGAGGATGCAGAGGGGGCTCTTGTCGCGCTCGTTTTGCGCGGTGATCACCAACTCAACGAAATCAAGGCTGAAAAAATTGCTGGCATGAGCCAGCCATTGCGCATGGCGCAAGAGACAGCCGTGAAAAATGCGACGGGAGCTTCGTTCGGATCGCTTGGCCCCGTTGGCTTGGAGACCCGAGTCGTTGTGGATCGCGCAGCGTCAGTTCTTATCAATTTCGTTTGTGGCGCCAACGAGGACGACAAGCACTTTAGAAATGTGAACTGGGGTAGAGATGTCGAAAACTTCGAGGTAGCTGATCTACGCACTGTCTTAGCTGGCGACCCAAGTCCCTGTGGCAAAGGTGTATTGGAAATTAAACGTGGCATCGAAGTGGGGCACATTTTCCAGCTGGGTACCAAGTATTCGGAAGCGATGAGTGCCAATGTTCTTGATCAGAATGGAAAGTCAGTACCTATGACCATGGGCTGCTATGGTATTGGTATCACGCGTATTGTAGCCGCCGCCATTGAGCAGAACCACGACGACAACGGCATCATCTGGCCAAGCGCCATGGCGCCTTTTTCAGTTGTGCTTATTCCACTTGGCATGGATAAGTCGGAATTAGTGGCAACAGCCGCTGAGACAATGTACTCAGATTTGAAAGCGGCCGGCATCAACGTCGCGATGGATGATCGAAAAGAGCGCCCTGGCGTTAAGTTTGCCGATTGCGAGCTTATGGGCATTCCTCTGCGCGTTACCATTGGCGAGCGATCGCTCAATGAGGGTGTGGTCGAAGTGCAGGGGCGACGCGATAGCGAGGCAACCAATGTTGCCGTTGAATCTGCTATCGCCTTCGTAGCTGAGGCTGTATCTAACGGCTAA
- a CDS encoding response regulator containing a CheY-like receiver domain and an HTH DNA-binding domain (PFAM: Bacterial regulatory proteins, luxR family), which translates to MNGNAFQRWNSDLANVIAHVGDSIFFQQVFAAIEAQVPVAYPQAWLYHKDLPPQLLDHKIPKDAYGSQVDEYLEGPYREDPFFKISLSAPRNNCYRLSRLVTGDFEQSSYHRDYYASTGTVDEAIIVTRLADGSVINISLMRLENQGEFSEEEYNWLYSVSQCLAELIDLHTRREEFVESNLLQPGVDHHIQQGYESFGASYVSEREQEVLELLLRGYGADTSAEKLDISLETVRRHRKSIYKKLDVNSQADLFALFINVIPYVAKAKGDDPLKAYMG; encoded by the coding sequence GTGAACGGTAATGCTTTTCAGCGCTGGAATAGCGATCTGGCAAACGTCATTGCACACGTAGGCGACTCGATCTTCTTTCAGCAGGTTTTTGCAGCCATAGAAGCACAAGTGCCTGTGGCATATCCGCAAGCATGGCTCTACCACAAGGATCTCCCCCCGCAGCTGCTCGACCATAAAATCCCAAAAGATGCCTACGGCTCGCAGGTCGATGAGTACTTAGAAGGCCCTTATCGCGAGGACCCGTTTTTCAAAATATCGCTCAGCGCACCCCGCAATAACTGCTATCGCCTTTCGCGGCTGGTCACCGGCGACTTTGAGCAAAGCAGTTACCATCGCGATTATTACGCGAGCACAGGCACCGTCGACGAGGCGATTATTGTCACACGCCTTGCCGATGGTAGCGTTATCAATATCAGCTTGATGCGCCTGGAAAATCAGGGTGAATTCAGTGAAGAGGAATACAACTGGCTTTACAGTGTTAGTCAGTGTCTTGCTGAGCTGATTGACTTACACACCCGCCGCGAAGAGTTTGTCGAGAGCAACCTCTTGCAACCGGGAGTTGATCACCACATCCAGCAGGGCTACGAGAGCTTTGGAGCCAGTTACGTCAGCGAACGAGAGCAAGAGGTATTGGAGCTACTGCTTCGCGGTTATGGGGCCGACACAAGTGCCGAAAAACTCGATATTTCACTCGAGACGGTGCGGCGCCATCGCAAGTCCATCTATAAAAAGCTTGATGTAAACAGTCAGGCAGATTTATTCGCGCTGTTCATCAACGTCATACCTTACGTCGCGAAAGCGAAAGGCGACGATCCACTCAAGGCATACATGGGCTAA
- a CDS encoding glutamine synthetase (PFAM: Glutamine synthetase, catalytic domain) has product MYTTRQFLNAYPDITMVEALITDCNGIARGKWLPVQKLSTIEKQGLKLPKSALGLDVWGRDIPELAHANGDIDGYCHLVEGSLRPLLTERGVDQAQVILTMSDKDGSAFMGDPRQVLNALVGRFTEKSLKPCMAVELEFSLLPRPETNDSVGSALRDQNSLGGNLYALSELDYHAPLLEALRVAFETQDLPYEGIIKESAPSQFEINVAHSDDVMLLADQVIRMQRTIRAVAARHGFIASFMPKPIDDEAGNGLHVHCSLLEENGVNVFDNGEESGSDLLQYAVAGCLELLPASMLLFAPSFNAYRRFQPGNHAPTEATWGYDNRTTALRIPESPAAARRIEHRVAGADANPYLVLAAVLAGIWHGIENKLTPPSAIEGNAWDQDIEAPKLATTMDQAIDVFRNENQLADYLSEEFKTLFLATKQQEWNEFSKRVTEFELETYLRM; this is encoded by the coding sequence GTGTACACCACGCGACAATTCCTAAACGCTTACCCCGACATCACGATGGTCGAGGCACTGATAACGGACTGCAACGGGATCGCCCGCGGTAAGTGGCTGCCTGTTCAAAAGCTTTCCACCATCGAAAAACAGGGGCTTAAGCTTCCCAAGTCAGCACTGGGGCTTGATGTGTGGGGACGGGATATCCCCGAACTTGCGCACGCAAATGGTGACATTGACGGCTATTGCCACTTAGTTGAAGGGTCTCTGAGACCCTTGCTCACCGAGCGGGGCGTCGATCAGGCGCAGGTCATATTGACCATGTCAGATAAAGACGGCTCAGCCTTCATGGGCGACCCGAGACAAGTACTCAACGCATTAGTTGGCAGATTCACCGAGAAATCGCTCAAGCCCTGCATGGCGGTTGAGCTCGAATTTAGCTTACTACCGCGGCCCGAGACCAATGATTCAGTCGGCAGCGCATTGCGTGACCAAAATAGCTTAGGCGGCAACCTCTATGCGCTCAGCGAGCTCGATTATCACGCACCTCTTTTGGAGGCATTGCGGGTAGCGTTCGAAACGCAGGATTTGCCCTACGAAGGGATTATCAAAGAGTCTGCGCCCAGTCAGTTCGAAATTAATGTGGCGCACAGTGATGACGTGATGCTGTTGGCCGATCAAGTTATTCGCATGCAACGTACCATCCGAGCCGTGGCTGCACGACATGGCTTCATCGCGAGTTTTATGCCGAAGCCCATCGACGATGAAGCAGGTAATGGGCTTCACGTTCATTGCAGCCTCCTTGAGGAGAATGGCGTCAACGTATTTGATAATGGCGAGGAAAGCGGCTCTGACCTGCTTCAGTATGCAGTCGCCGGCTGCTTGGAATTACTCCCTGCGTCGATGTTGTTATTCGCGCCCAGTTTCAACGCCTACCGCCGCTTTCAGCCGGGCAACCACGCACCGACAGAAGCAACTTGGGGCTATGACAACAGGACGACCGCGCTCAGAATTCCAGAGAGCCCCGCGGCAGCACGCAGGATTGAACACCGTGTGGCGGGTGCGGACGCTAACCCGTATCTCGTTCTTGCGGCCGTACTCGCAGGCATCTGGCATGGCATCGAAAACAAGCTTACCCCGCCGTCAGCTATTGAGGGGAATGCATGGGATCAAGACATCGAGGCGCCCAAACTCGCCACAACAATGGATCAAGCGATCGACGTTTTCCGCAACGAAAACCAACTAGCGGACTATCTGAGCGAGGAATTTAAAACCCTCTTCCTGGCGACCAAGCAGCAAGAGTGGAATGAGTTTTCCAAGCGAGTCACTGAATTTGAACTGGAAACTTATTTGCGAATGTAG
- a CDS encoding glutathione peroxidase (PFAM: Glutathione peroxidase) encodes MPSVYDFSATLANGDETSLADFKGQVLLVVNTASKCGFTPQYEGLEKLYTEHKDAGFSVLAFPCNQFGSQEPGSTEEIVEFCETRFSTSFPLFEKIEVNGDGAHPLYKHLKSEIKGIMGTERIKWNFTKFLINRDGEVVARFGSQKKPADIEKEVKALL; translated from the coding sequence ATGCCAAGCGTATATGACTTCTCAGCCACATTAGCCAACGGCGATGAAACATCACTAGCCGACTTCAAAGGCCAAGTACTCCTGGTCGTAAACACCGCATCAAAGTGCGGGTTCACCCCGCAATATGAAGGTCTTGAGAAACTCTATACCGAGCACAAGGATGCAGGCTTTTCAGTCCTAGCGTTCCCCTGCAATCAATTCGGCTCACAAGAGCCTGGTAGCACTGAGGAAATCGTTGAGTTTTGCGAAACTCGGTTCAGCACTAGCTTTCCTCTTTTTGAAAAAATCGAAGTGAATGGCGATGGCGCACACCCGCTCTATAAGCATCTGAAGTCAGAGATTAAGGGCATCATGGGGACTGAGCGTATTAAATGGAATTTCACTAAGTTTTTGATCAATCGCGACGGTGAGGTAGTAGCTCGATTTGGTTCGCAGAAAAAGCCAGCTGATATCGAAAAAGAAGTTAAGGCCTTACTCTGA